Below is a genomic region from Fusarium oxysporum Fo47 chromosome XI, complete sequence.
CGACAGGAACTCGACCGCTGCGCGACCATGTACGCACCATAATCTCATCTGTGCTCGTCTTAGTTCAAAGTGTGCCAGTAACAAGACTGTACTTAACCAAGACACAATCTTCTCTCGTCTTCCAGGGCCGTGTTCGTTTCCTGGTGTCGGCATGTCTGGGTTCATATCCTCTATCGGGATGTTCCCAACGTCTCCAAGAGCTATGACAAAGTGTTCTAGTGCGTGTATCGCTGCCTGACTCCGTAGTTGCTGTCCCATGTTGGACTTGGAGACTTTGAGAGCTGACAAGGCTAAAGCAGCATGATAAAATGATGCACTGAGAAATCCGGCATCCATAACATCGTTAAGATACAACAGCGTGAGGACGCCGTATGGCGATGTATCCCGAAGGTGATGGTAGTAGAGCATATCCTCGGGAAACTTCGTGCTCTCAAGTAGCCCTTGAGGGATGATCGGAGCAGTGTGAAGTCCATTGAAGAATTGACTACTTCTCGGGGTTGGAACCTGTGTTTTTGGAGCTAGCTGGGGAGATGAGACGCTTAATGGACCGAAGAATGGGAACGACGTTTGGGGGCTTTGGTCCGATGTAGCAACTGGTGACACGGTGTATGGTAATCCACCACGAATATTTCCAGCTGGTGCCGACGCGTCAACATCGGTATCAGGTATGAATCCAGAGTCCCAAGCCGCAGGTGTATCAGAAGATGAAATTGCGGCAGTTACATCGGAGCTATTGTTTGCCTGGCCAACATCGTAGATGGGAGTTTGAGTCGCGATGGTATCATTCTCCAACTCTGGTGCTGGAGTTGCATATGAAGAATAATACTCATGTGCCGGACTCTGTGCTTCTTCGGCTTGTGGTGCATCGTCAACACTACCTGGCCTGTCTGAAGACTCGCCTATCGCTTGGCCTGACCGTGTCCGGCGCGGAGAGTCATGTCTGAACAGCTTGTTCTGATCTTTGAAGATAATCTGGTTTGCATAACCACCACATGGCATGCACAACCGTATGCACTGTGGATACCACGAATCAGTAACTCAGCCCTATGCAGATGACATACGAGTCATTGGCATCGACCTACGTTATTGCATTCTGGCTTTGTCTCGTCACATTTCAGCCGCCGAGCTCGGCACGTGACGCAGCCATTCCGGTTGCGAGTCTTGACGTTTCGCCGTCGTATAACACGACCAGACATTGCTCTGTCCATGAAAACTTAATAGGGCATTTGTGATCGGAATTGGCGGAAACGAACGAGCCGTGGCAGTGTGTCGCGACGTTTCCTTACTACCAAACAAACTGAAGAGCCTGAGAGGTTGGTAATGACGAAATTCCGTATAGAATTACCGTATTGGTACAGTTCGAACGAGCGGGGAAGACATGCAAGTTGATTGGTGTTCTAGACCCGATTAGGCAAAGGCCCATCGACTTATGCATATTGTAAACTGTCGGCACAATTCTCTTCTTTACCGTGTGATATCTTGCGATGAGCCGCAAGGCTGAAGGGTGCATCACCACATAACTACTACAGAGACTCATCCATCTTGAATCAATTCCACGGTTGTGGTGGTGAAAATGTAGAAAGTGGCTTGGTCATTCGCGAAGTGCACGGCCAATCACATCTGCTCTCTCTAGGCTTCGTTCATTTGGTGCGATATCGCTCCCTGACATTGTAGCCAGAGGGAAACCCGACAAAACACTCGAGATCTGCCAAGTCCGCGTACATAGGGAATGAAGCAAAATCCTATGGAAGCCCACATTAACGTTCTTGGGCTCAATATCAGGACGAACCCCTCTGTGTCCGGGCTATTACCGTGTTTACGCCCCTCATGAGCATTGTGATAGTCGACGAATTGTCAATTGAAGTACAAGGAAAGTGGCAGGACCGAGGCATTGCCGAAATTCTCTAATACGAGCCGCATTTCTGCTGGGCTGAATTGATTGAGTAAACCCGAGGTCAACTAACAGCAAATATTGATGGCGAAATGCATGATCCCCACAATGGCTTGTCGCTTTTAGCGTCCCCAAGCGGAAATGCTGAACGAGCTTCTAGCCAAGAGAAGGATTGTTTAAGTCGGAGAATATCCTCCCATTTCGAGCAATGCACACCTGATTCCTGTTCGTGTGACACTACCAAGTCCTCCAATACACTATCTGTGGTGATAATAATAATTGCGTTTGTAGTCCCGATTCGTCAGACGCCACAATCTTACACCCAGGACAACAGTCAATTTATATCGTCATGGAGGTCTCAAAAGCGATATCGGATCCCGAACCAGGATCGTTGAtgcttgagaagaagacatcGTTCGAGTCACAACAAACAACAAGGGTCATCATCACATTTGACAGCAATGATCCAGAGAACCCCAACAACTGGTCGAAGGTATGCGGTTCCCATATCAACAAAGGACTCCAAGTACTGACAGCTGTTAGGCCAAGAAGAGATTTGTAGTATTTACTCTCACCTTGACATTGTTCAACAGCAcactctcttcttccctcccAGCCAATGCCATGTCACCGATGGCCGCTGAGTTCGGTATTGACGATAGACGAGGGAACCCACAGTTGGCACTTCCCATATCACTTTTCCTCGTAGGATACGTCTTCGGACCTCTCCTCTTTGGGCCTCTTTCAGAGCTTCAAGGCCGCAAATACGTACTTCAGGCAGCCTTCGTCGTCTACATCCTGTTCACTCTTGCCTGCGCTCTAGCACCAAACTGGCCGTCAATGCTGGTCTTCCGCCTCATGTCAGGCATTGTTGGCAGCTCACCGAGTACACTTGGCGGCGGTATCATCGCAGACATACACAGCGACTTGACCCAGCGAGGCAGAGCGCTCACATACTACTACACAGCCAGTATCTGCGCGCCATTGATAGCTCCAACAATAGCTGCCTACTTGGCCCCGATCTCTTGGCGATGGGCTTACTGGTTCAGTCTCATATTTGCCGGTGTGACAATCATTCCGTTGGCATTCCTGCCAGAGACCTTTGGCCCTACAATTCTTGCTCGGCGGGCGAAAAGGATTCGGCGATCTGCAGTAAAGACTGGCCAGGGCAATGCTGAGACGTATGCCGCCATCGAGCTCGAAGCCAAAGGCTGGCGCAACCTTATGAGCGTCGTATTAATTCGTCCTCTACATATGCTCTTCACCGAGCTGATCGTTGCTGCAACGGCTACATACATCGCGCTAGCTTACAGCGTCTACTACATGTTCTTTCAAACATACCCCATCGTCTTCAAGGGCACCTACGGGATGTCAAACAAGAAAAGCAGCTTCATGTACTTGCCCATTGCAGGAGGAATCTGCCTTGGTCTGGTGATATTCTTTCTATGGGATGCCTACTACAGACGCTGCAAAAAGGCCGGTCGAACCTGGGCACAGAAGAATGAGTACAGCAGGTTACCTCTAGCATGCATGGGCGGGCCTCTTCTGGCAATCTCACTCTTCTGGGCTGGCTGGACCGCACGGTCCAGTATCTCGTGGGTGTCACCCATGGTAGCAGGAATTCCGTTCGGAGCTGCTCAGCTTCTCATCAGTATCGCTCTAACGACTTACCTGGGCGATTGCTACGGAGTGTACTCGGCATCGGCCATGGCGGCGGGAACGTGCCTACGAAATCTTGCAGGTGCGGGACTATGTATCGCTGCGGCGCCGATGTACACCAAACTTGGTGTTGGATGGGCTTCAACGCTTCTTGGGGTTGTGAGCGTCTTTATGTGTGCTATCCCGTTCATCTTCATTCAATACGGGAATACCATTCGACAACGAAGTAAGTTTTATCAGAGGCTAAAGGCAGAGATGGAATCGTCACAGAGTGAAGCAGAGAGTGATTGAGGCGGAGCTAAAAAGAGGCATGCTATAAATGAAATAATAGATCCAGGTTCTAATTTTagatataatacctttaaaTAGATGACATCAATGCTTCTCCGATGACACTCAGATGACTAAAGTATAAATAGCCTAAGACAATTCTAGCCAAAGTGCGTGTACTCCCTTCACCGGATAATCCTCTCACAAGGCCGAGGCTATGATGTCGCCGCATGGATCACAAGTTCTCCTTGTGATGCTTACTTGGAGACTTTGTCAAAGACGCCCTCAAGCCAGCCCAATGTCTCCTGGGCAAGCTGATTCTCCGCCCCAATTGCACAATGAACCCCAGATCCCAGCTCCGTCTTGAACAAAAAGTAGTGCGCCTGCTTTCCAAAAGCCCTCGCCATTTCCTCTGGCTGTTCCGGAGCCGTCGTGTCATCTTGCCCCGAGGCCACAAATATGGGACAGTTGATCTTAGAGAGGGTCTGCTTATTAAGATTGAACTCTCCCACCATGGTCAACCACTTGAAGGGGCTCTTGGTGTTCCATGCCCACATTCCTTGGTTGATCGGCCAGCTGAGAGCGGTAGGGAGTTTGGGGTTCTTGAGAAGACTGTagatctcatcatcaaaggCAGTGCTGTTGCCTGAAAGGAAAAGCTTGGTCAAAGCGGGAGGGAATTGCTCAAGGATGGAGCGTTGAAGGTTAAGCATTCCGTCGATCGCAAGAACAGCTGCCAATCTATGTTCATGTGTCGCAGCCAACGGCGCAAGAAGTCCACCAAACGACATACCAATTAGAGCAACTCGGTCAGGGTCAACATCATTCCGACTGCGAACATAATCGACAACGGGGATAACAGCCTCCCACCACTCAGGCATGAAGCCGAGATTCTGCTGTCGACGCACTGTCGCTTGTCCTGGGCCTTCGTATGTGATGCAGTTCCAGCCGCGCTGAATGATCTCGCGACAGTTGCTATGGTagagagcttcttgagatccATCGTACCCGGTTCCAACGATGACTGTTGGGATCTTCTTGCCGTAGCCAAGGCGCTTCCCAGCAGGGAGTTGAGAGTCTCCTGGGTAGAAGTACGCTGGAACAGTGAATTTGGTTGCCCTCAACTCCACAAAGGTCGGGGGCTTGGGGAGAAGGTTTACAGCCTTTGTGAAACTTGCATTCTGCTTCTGCCACAGGGTATTGATGCGAGGATCAGACTGGTTACCGTGCAGGAAGAAGTCGGCGCCTCGGTAGTAAGATGATGATCGGAAGTAGGCTGAGCGAGCAGAGACCcagtccttcttcttctcagcagcaacagcctgTTCACGGATCTTGTCTGCAAGAAACTTGAATTCGTGATACCAACTCTCAGGATTGTTTGGCTCGATCACAGCAGCTGCTCGGAGGACTTCCCCAGTGGCGCTACCACCTTCGTTGGCTAAGGAAAGATATTCGCTGAGGATGAATGAGAACTCGGTGTCGTTGCTGAGCTGGAACATGGACGTGGTGGTGTTGGAAATGGCGACATTTGGTGGATATGCTTCGGTCTTATGAGCGTTGGTGACCTATTTGTCTGTCAGCATAAGTTAAAATTAGAGGCTACGTCAGGGAGGAATACCGCTGCAAGGAGAGTACCCCATGCTATGATGCAAGGGGAGGAGAGCATCCTGAATAAGATGACGATAGTATTAAATGCGAAAGTTATCAAATGATATGAGTTGATTTCTTGTCAATGGAAAGGAAGACTGGTTCTCCAGCATCATGACTTCTTAAATGCCATCCATCTCGGCGGCCTCTTCCTGCACAACGACGTCGTGATGTTAGACATGCTCGAATGGGTTACTTGTTTAAGCCTTCACTTCCATGAATCTCTATTCTGAATACTTCCCAAACGATGTAATTATCATGAGGCTGAGATTGATCTCGAATGAGATACTGTATTCGGACAACCGAGTATGCGATGTTCATGAGCCGTGCTTACATGTTGGGCCAAATGCGTCATGGCTCATGCTGACATGCTAGGAACAGCCTTACATAGTGCCGATGTAACCGAGTAGGAAGAACGATCGACTTATGACTGGAGTTTCGGTTCGCATTCAATTAATAATCTGCCATATTGATCCCAGCTAGTTGCAGCTCGCTGTGACGTTGGTGTAGATTTTGCTAGTCAGTACCCGTGGCTGGGGCATTTTGGCAGTTTGACAGGCAAAATGTGAACTTGAGTTAGCTGTCTTTGAGCCAATTGTCAACGCAATTGCCAACGTGAAAGAACAAAAAGAGAAGTATGGTCAAAAGGATAAGTTCTTGTCGGTGGAGAGGCTCGAACTCTCGACCTTTGGATTACTCTGATCTGTGACCAAATCACGCTTTGTGCTATGAGACCAACGCTCTAACCAACTGAGCCACACCGACAGTGCTTTGAGTGGGTTGGGATGCCCACTCAATTCGTTGGCGGAGAGCGAAAGAATTGCTGTACAAGAATTGAGCTTCTGGGGGCAGAGCTGATCGATCATGGACAGCTCTGGATAGATGGCAGGGACAGTATCGCACTGTTGTTCCAAGACGCGCCTCAGTAGACAGGTATTGCCCCGGTATACTGGGCGTAAAGAGCTTACGTCATTCAGTCTGCTCGCGCAAAGGCCAGCCTGCAACTCAATCAACGACGAGTACTTTCTCAACGCTAAAAATTAAGACTCGATCCCTCCTGTAAACTCGTCATTGCTTTGGAGTCTACTGACAAGCTTGGCCAGGACCTTGAAGCCCGTCACGAAGTTCCTGATGTTCCCCATTCATCTGGTTCTTCGACGCTAGACACTTTCTAGTCAAGCAGACCCACAAGCAACTAGCGAGAAGAGCAAAAATAAAACATGCGGTTTGTGTGGATCGAACACACGACCTTCAGATATCGAATGATAGTGATTGAAGTTGGACTTCAGTCTGACGCTCTCCCAACTGAGCTAAACCCGCCTGTTGCTTTGCCGATATCTGACTGGCAACATAGACGACTCCTGGCGACGAACCACGGACGCTTGAGCTTAGATGCACTGATTCTGTCGAATCTGTTGAATCGAGTCCTTAATTGATAACGAGGGGAGTTCCAATGACAATTGAGTAGTATAGCCAACCAGAGGTTGCTGGTTTATTGGCGCGATCGGTTGATGTTGGTTTGTCTTGCCGCCACCTGGCGTGGTGACACCGTTTGagttcaagctcaagggtAAGCTTTGATGAATGCAGAGAAAGTCAATTAGCACATCTTCCCTGGGACAATAAAGTTCTCTCTGTATCAAAGCCGGTACAATGCTGGcatattaattatttacATTGCTCAATTCTCGACAGGTGGTATTGTGGTAACAAGCAGGTTATGTTGGTGAAATGATCGATGTGAGTACTGTTATACGGAGTACAGTGGACGTTAGCCATGTGGCTAACAACCAGTTGGAGTGGGATGTCAACCCACGCTTACACGTCTAGCAAATTGCATCGGCCCACTGTTACTCCATTGCCAAGAAGCTATCTGGCCTTCTGTAACTGGTAGTAAACAAGGCAGAACTAAAAGCAACAGTACCGCGAGATATCAGAGGTAAAGACAACAGGCCGTGAGATCACTGTCATGCTATCTATATAGACCAAAAGACAACCTCTGTCTTGCACATACGACCAAAGGTAGtggaaaatacgggatcccgtccgctctcccatagtcaagccactaaccggcggattagtagttgggtcggtgacgaccagcgaatccccgctgttgtatgtttttgcCCATTGTGTCTCTGACATATATTCTATTTTTGGCTGCTGGCAATTGCACGGCTTGACCATGCTGAGCAAATTTTGCATCGCTGACTGATCGTTGCTCGCGCTGATGTTGTAGCTGAAAGCAGCCAAACAGTTGCTGGGCGAGTGGTGCCAACCTGACATGAAACGCATAATGCACACCAACTTACATGGCGGTGTAGGGGACAATGAACCGGACATACATACAGTGAGCGAATGCAGTGCGATGATTCAGTGATAAGTAGAAGACCAGCTCAAGATATGAAAGGCGGTAACGAGAAATGGTGCTGGCAACAGAGCTCATTACTTGAAGCCATTCGATTGCTGTTGGGCTCCAGGTGCTGGCTCTGTCACCTCCAGCGACCTTGCGGGACGCTGTGTTGACAGGAGAAGGAAATGTATCTTTTGCGTTGATGGCTCTTGAGCGCCGCCGTAGCAAGCGCTTGGTCGCGAATGCAAGGGCCATCACAAGATGGTCCAGAGTGTTATCGCACTGATAAGCTGCCTTATCGGAAGTACCAATTTGTGGCTGGTTAATTCGACAGCGATTTGATGGCCCCGCTATTGTTAGGGGACGCGCAATGTCGCTCAGAACGCGAGCACCTGGATGTGCCCCATCGCGTCGCGTTATATCATGTCAAGCCCTCTTCGGCATCTGGCACGCGTGACTGAACATAGACACTCGCTGCCACTGTGTGATTGATTACGCACCTCTTCTTATAACACTTGTCGACCGTCACAATTTAGTATCTCCATCGCTTTTAGTGCCATTAGAGGTGGTGCAGATAATGCTCATGACACCAAAGGATTCACAGCCCGGGACGCGCTCACTTGGCAGACTCTCAAGTCCTTCGTCGGCGAGAGACTTTATCTTTCGTGTTGGTGATATCAACTTTCATGTTACTGCCTGCGTCACTCTTACTCATAAGCTCATATTACTCTCTGCTCTGTAAGGTCCGTCAGTAACATGACGACGCGGATCAGCACATCATGGGGCCAGTGATGTAATGCCTCGAAGCCTCAACGATCATTGTGACCGCCAGGCACTTACCTTTAGTCCAGAAGCTTGCTTAGCAGTGAGGTGGTTCAGTATAGCATGTGCTACAGGATAGAAGCGGTTATAGTTTGAGTATCAGTAACGTGATTGCTATGTCTATGTGACAGAACAAGAGCTAGACGTGGCCTAGATAAACCATGGGACCGGAACATCGCACTCGACAAACTGCAACCAATCGACACGCTGGCCAGCTTTTCTAATACTCCGAAGATCCTGCTGTTTCCAGATACTCTCAATAACATCGCGTAGAACCTTGATGTTGCCAATGCTTCTCACACTGTACATTCTGTCAAGGATATGAAGAATGCTGACGCGGTCTTGCTCATCGACTTCACATGCGATGACAAACACTGGCCATGGACTGGTTGCAACACCTAGACTTTTCAAGACTTCCAGGGCTTGTTGTACGTAAACCGGCCGCGTGAAATCGTCCTCCGCGATGGGATGAACGCGTTGGAGATAGAGCAGTGTCGCTAGGCGATACAACTCAGCGATAGCCAAAATGCGATGTGCTCTCAAACTATAAGAACTCTCAATGGGAGCAAGTAACTGTCGGATGTTGTAAAGCTTCATTGCCAAATCGCACCTTCGCAGCGTTGAGGTGCTCAGACAATCATGTGCGGAGTGTAGTCGCATCATGTTGATTCTATCAATGATCTCAAGCACTTCAACAGAACAGCCCAAGGATCCCACGATCTGGGCTAGAGTCAGAAGACTGGACGTAAGAATGGGGGCACTTACGAGAGACTTATCACCACTGAAAGCGTCAAGAGCGGATGTTGAGACGGAACCAGGGCTTTCTTTAAGTCGGCATGATGGATGGTTGAAAGCAGCCAAAACATCGTGGTATAGCCACCAGGTAAGAAGGAAATCTGAGCTTGAACCGGGCGTATCTGTGAAGCGCTGTCGCCTTATGATCTCCTTCGCTCCGTTCAAATGGATGTGCCAATTGTGCTCTTCTCTATCAAAGACCTGTGAAACGTCAGTCACGGTAACGACCAAATGTCTGGTCATACGGACATCGTAAACACAAAGCATCATTACTGCTGCAAGCTGAACTTGACTGGTCGATGTGCATATTGACCTCCTACCGGTCCTGAGTGACTGTGATAAGTTCTGGATAGCTTTCAGTTTGAACGAGATCGCATCATATATTGAGTTCGAGTAATGGATCATTGCTACAGCCATCATTGCATTGAGCAATGCAAGAGCCGAAGTGTCTTGACTTGACAATGCCATGGGGAGTAATGTCGAACAGAAGCCGTTTTGAACTTGCGTTGTGGAGATCATGGAAGATATAATGTTCTCGTCTGGCATCATTAGCCAAAGAAAGATAGAAATGTCCGTATCTTACACACAATAACCGAGAAGCATCCCTTCATGGTCGAGAAAGGGGCCATGAAGTGTGAGACTGCATCGAGGGCGTTGTTGGAAGAGATCCACAAGTATATGTCCATCACCCTTGGAGACAGCAATATCAACATCTGATAAGGATATGTTCAAGAAGTATTTGCCATAGTGAACCGATTTTGAAAGTGTTGTTGGGGGTCGATGCTCAGCAGGGTCACGTTTTCTCCGCCGCCCATCATGACGATCTGGCCAGAGAAGTTGAAGGCCATACCCAAGACATTTTCTTTGTGTCCGAATGCAATTATTACAACTTGGCGTTGCCCTATCACAGCCGATCTTGCGCCCTACGCTTGTCAGCTTGATGATCAATACTGGGCATGTTATCTTACTTTTGCAGGTCCAACAACTTTGTTTGGGCAGCATCCTCGCCTTGCTATTTGACATTGACTGAATCTGATGACCTCGAGTTTTCATGATGTTAATACCAAGACTTCGGATGAATTGACAGTTTGTTTCGGTATCTTGCCACTTCATGGCTCAATGTGTAATGGAAGTCAGCGGGGTCTAGAGGATGATGTGTCAGCCGCCAATAACCACCATATTCATAACTGAACCCAAAAAGGCAATTCGACCCAGCAGTGCATAGTGCCCGATAAGTTCAAGGTTGGTGCAACATAAGCTGGAAACAGACTGACTGAATGCATGAGAACACC
It encodes:
- a CDS encoding major facilitator superfamily domain-containing protein, which translates into the protein MEVSKAISDPEPGSLMLEKKTSFESQQTTRVIITFDSNDPENPNNWSKAKKRFVVFTLTLTLFNSTLSSSLPANAMSPMAAEFGIDDRRGNPQLALPISLFLVGYVFGPLLFGPLSELQGRKYVLQAAFVVYILFTLACALAPNWPSMLVFRLMSGIVGSSPSTLGGGIIADIHSDLTQRGRALTYYYTASICAPLIAPTIAAYLAPISWRWAYWFSLIFAGVTIIPLAFLPETFGPTILARRAKRIRRSAVKTGQGNAETYAAIELEAKGWRNLMSVVLIRPLHMLFTELIVAATATYIALAYSVYYMFFQTYPIVFKGTYGMSNKKSSFMYLPIAGGICLGLVIFFLWDAYYRRCKKAGRTWAQKNEYSRLPLACMGGPLLAISLFWAGWTARSSISWVSPMVAGIPFGAAQLLISIALTTYLGDCYGVYSASAMAAGTCLRNLAGAGLCIAAAPMYTKLGVGWASTLLGVVSVFMCAIPFIFIQYGNTIRQRSKFYQRLKAEMESSQSEAESD
- a CDS encoding Alpha/Beta hydrolase protein, which produces MTHLAQHVTNAHKTEAYPPNVAISNTTTSMFQLSNDTEFSFILSEYLSLANEGGSATGEVLRAAAVIEPNNPESWYHEFKFLADKIREQAVAAEKKKDWVSARSAYFRSSSYYRGADFFLHGNQSDPRINTLWQKQNASFTKAVNLLPKPPTFVELRATKFTVPAYFYPGDSQLPAGKRLGYGKKIPTVIVGTGYDGSQEALYHSNCREIIQRGWNCITYEGPGQATVRRQQNLGFMPEWWEAVIPVVDYVRSRNDVDPDRVALIGMSFGGLLAPLAATHEHRLAAVLAIDGMLNLQRSILEQFPPALTKLFLSGNSTAFDDEIYSLLKNPKLPTALSWPINQGMWAWNTKSPFKWLTMVGEFNLNKQTLSKINCPIFVASGQDDTTAPEQPEEMARAFGKQAHYFLFKTELGSGVHCAIGAENQLAQETLGWLEGVFDKVSNHLSVIGEALMSSI
- a CDS encoding fungal-specific transcription factor domain-containing protein, with the translated sequence MAVAMIHYSNSIYDAISFKLKAIQNLSQSLRTGRRSICTSTSQVQLAAVMMLCVYDVFDREEHNWHIHLNGAKEIIRRQRFTDTPGSSSDFLLTWWLYHDVLAAFNHPSCRLKESPGSVSTSALDAFSGDKSLIVGSLGCSVEVLEIIDRINMMRLHSAHDCLSTSTLRRCDLAMKLYNIRQLLAPIESSYSLRAHRILAIAELYRLATLLYLQRVHPIAEDDFTRPVYVQQALEVLKSLGVATSPWPVFVIACEVDEQDRVSILHILDRMYSVRSIGNIKVLRDVIESIWKQQDLRSIRKAGQRVDWLQFVECDVPVPWFI